Genomic segment of Desulfomonilia bacterium:
AACCGGTTCTGGAAGCCACAAGCAAAGCTGTCCTCAACTTCGCCGGAACTGGCATGTCCATCATGGAGGTGAGTCACAGGTCTAAACCATTCGAAGAACTGTTGAACGACACAATAGCTCTCGTAAAGAAAGTTCTTTCCATACCTGATAACTACAAGATTTTGTTTTTGCAGGGAGGAGCCAGTCTTCAGTTTTCAATGGTGCCGCTCAATCTGCTCGGAGAAGGCCAGATTGCAGACTATATAGATACCGGAAGCTGGTCGTCAAAGGCTATCAAAGAAGCAAAGAAAGTGGGCAAAGTAAATATAGCCGCTTCAACCAAAGAAGAAAAATATGTAAGAATTCCGGAACCATCGGAACTCAAGCTTACAAAAGACGCGGCATACTGCCACCTCACATCGAACAACACTATATACGGTTCCCAGTGGCAGAGTTTTCCAGATACCGGCAGCGTCCCCAAGGTATGTGACATGTCATCTGATATCCTGTCCAGAAAGATCAATGTATCCGATTTCGGACTCATCTACGCAGGCGCACAGAAAAATGCAGGTCCTGCCGGTGTAACTCTTGTAATCATAAGGGAAGACCTTATAGGCAAGGCCCCGGAAAATATTCCCACGATGCTTGACTACAAGATACATGCTGAAAACAATTCCCTCTACAATACACCTCCATGTGTGGCTATTTTCGTTGTCCATGAAGTCATGAAATGGATCATTGACCTGGGCGGATTGACGGAGATGGAAAAGATCGACAACAAAAAGGCAGCTATAATTTATGATGTTATTGACAACAGCTCTTTCTACAAGGGAACCGTCCAGAAGAATTCCAGATCCAGGATGAACATCCCGTTCAGGCTCCCGACCGAAGACCTTGAAAAGGAATTTCTTGCCGAATCAGCCAAAATAAATCTTATCGGCCTCAAAGGCCACCGCTCCGTTGGAGGAATAAGGGCCTCGATGTATAACGCCCTGCCGGTTGAAGGTGCCCAGAAACTGGCGGATTTCATGGTCAAGTTTGAAAAAAGCCATTCATAAACTTTAATAAGGGCGGAATTGGATTCCGCCCTTTTCTATCTGTCAATCTTAATCGAATCAATGATCTTTCTGATTTCATCCCGTTTGCAGTTCTTCTCGTCCTGCCTTGTGTTCGCACTGAACATGAAGACATGATCACCGCGGGGAATAACCCATATTTCCGAACATGAAGGATACGACTGTCCATCCTCAGTTTTCATAATTGTATTGAAGCGGATATAAGCCCCGCTCATCCCGTCGATTTTAGCATCCACAGGTCCCTTAATAATCTTGAAGCCGTCAAAGAAATCCCCCATGGAGGCAGTCATGGCGGACAGTATCTTTTTAGGATTTGTCCCCTTGTATTGCCCTGCAGGCTTTGCATCGATTTTAAACGTAGGGTTCAGGTCTTTATAGGGTTCAGGGTATTTCATAATGACTATCATCGGCACATCAGCCATCCTGAGCGAGAGCTTTTTCAGCTCTTCATCCTTCATTTTTGAATTCTTCAGATTTTGATAATTCTGGTCTATACCCATATAAAGCCAGTCTGCAGGCTTCGTAATGCTGATGCCGGCACATGGATTCCTGAATGTATCCGAATCACCGGCATAACTAAGGGCCGGAAAAATCAATATTAGAAGTAAAGAAACATACGATCTGGACATAAAGACCTCCCGTTTTTCATATCTTTATTAACGTCATTTTGCTCTCAAATAATAAACCCACATTTTGCGTTAGCCATATGATTTAATCTGAAGCAGTTGACGTAAGATAGGATAAGTGCTCCTATTTTTGTTGCTTGAAGACAAAAAGGGAGGAGCACTTAAAAGTGAAGCTAAATGATAGTAGGAAAAGGCAGT
This window contains:
- the serC gene encoding 3-phosphoserine/phosphohydroxythreonine transaminase is translated as MGRDVYIFNAGPAVLPEPVLEATSKAVLNFAGTGMSIMEVSHRSKPFEELLNDTIALVKKVLSIPDNYKILFLQGGASLQFSMVPLNLLGEGQIADYIDTGSWSSKAIKEAKKVGKVNIAASTKEEKYVRIPEPSELKLTKDAAYCHLTSNNTIYGSQWQSFPDTGSVPKVCDMSSDILSRKINVSDFGLIYAGAQKNAGPAGVTLVIIREDLIGKAPENIPTMLDYKIHAENNSLYNTPPCVAIFVVHEVMKWIIDLGGLTEMEKIDNKKAAIIYDVIDNSSFYKGTVQKNSRSRMNIPFRLPTEDLEKEFLAESAKINLIGLKGHRSVGGIRASMYNALPVEGAQKLADFMVKFEKSHS